The sequence TTTGATTAGTGGTGGTCTAGGTGGGGTGATGGAGGCTTCATCACATGGTGCACATGATGCAAATGGTTTCACAGTTGGAATAATTCCGCAAGATGATGCTTCATTTGCTAATGAATTCTGTGATGTAGTGATTCCTACAGGGATGGGTCTTACTCGTGACTATCTTAATGCTCTAAGTGCTGATGGTGTAATTATTGTTGGTGGTGGATCTGGAACTTTATCTGAAGCTTGTGCATCATATATGCACAAAAAACCTATGGTTGCAATTAAAAATCTTGGAAGTTCAGTTGATCCATATATTGACGGGTATATTGATCATAGAAAAAATATCAAAATAATTGGTGTTGATACTGCACAAGAAGCAGTAAAGAAAATTTTGGAATTAATTACTGCATAGAAATTAAAAGTGGATCTGGTCTGTAAAATTCACCATGTTCATCTGCAAGTTTGTTTAATTCATCTACTATTTTTTTAATTCCAATTTCTTTTGCAGTTTCAAATAATGGTTTTTTGAGGCCTAGTCCTAACTGTGCTGCTCTTTCAATCTCTTCAATGTCACTTGCTCCATTTGAGACAAGCCATGCTGCATTGTTTAAAATATTTGCAACAAGTTGAATTGGATTGCATTTCTCTGCTAACTCTTCTGAAAGTGCAACACGTTCATATTTATCATCAGAATATTTGTAATACCCTTCCCCTGATTTTTGTCCTAGTTTTTTCTCATCAAACATTTTTTCTACAAGTGGGTGTGGGTTGATCACTTTTTTGTCACGCAAATGCATCTCTACTGTAGCTTTGTGAATTACATCCATTCCAGTAAAATCTGCCAATTCAAATATTCCCATTGGGAATCCGAGTTTAAATTTCACTGCTGAATCAATCTCTTCAAGTGTTGCACCTGTTCTATCTTTTACAAAACATGCTTCGTGAACCATTGGGATGAATAATCTGTTAATTATGAATCCTGGAACATCTTTTCTACACAATACGGCTACTTTGTTAACTGATTTGACATATTCTTGAGTTAAATCTGTGATTGCCTGTGATGTTTTCTCTCCTGGAATTATTTCTACTAATTTCATTAGTTGTGGTGGATTGAAAAAATGAATTCCAATAAACTTTTCAGGTCTTGATGTTGTATTTGCAATTTCTGTGATTGGTAATGTACTGGTATTTGATGCAAACACTACTTCAGGCCCTGCAACTTTGTCTAGTTCAGCATAAACTGATTTTTTTAACTCCATGATTTCGGGAACTACTTCAATTACAAGTTCTGCGTTTTTTACTGCATCACTCAAATCTACAATTGGTGTAATTCTTGAAAATATTGCATCTCCTTCTTCTTTGGATATTTTTTCTTTTGATACTAGCTTGTCTAGACTCCATTTTATTTTCTCCATTGCTTTGTCTAGAAATTCTTGTTTGATATCTCGTAAAACTACATTATATCCGGCAGTTGCTGAAACCTGAGCAATTCCGTGCCCCATGACTCCCGAACCTAAAACTGTGATATTTTTTACTGTCACAATTTATCAAAAATCGAGTATCCTTTATAATGTATTTCAAAATTTTATCATTTAATGGGCTTGTTCAAACGAAAGAAAGATGATGAGACTAAAACCAAATGTGATGTTTGTGGAACAGAGTTGCATGATCCTGAACGATTAAAAAGACACATGAAAAAAGCACATGGCAATATACCTGCTAAGAAATTAGATCCTAATGCAGGTGATGGTGGAACTTGGTAAATGGAACTCAGCTCAAGTCAGAAAACTAGCATTGTATTTGTAGGTGCTTTTCTTACTGCTGGGATTGTGCTCTCTACATTGGTATTCCCATTTTGGAATTTAATTCGTGAAGATGTTTTTGAAGAAGTGATTATCTTGAATAATGATAATGGGGTCTGTTATGTCGAAACTGCTGACACTATTCCTAAAATTATTGAGAATTGTACGATGAATCCTGGGGATGTTGCAACTATAAAGTTTGGAGAAGGTCTTGCGTGGGCAACAATTGTAGAGCCCTAATCGATGATTTAATATTTTAAACCAATTGAAAACTATCATGGATTGTATTTTTTGCAAGATTGTATCTGGTGAAATAAAATCAAAATTTTTGAAAGAAACAAAACATTCTATTTCATTCTTAGATGCATTCCCTCTTGCAGCAGGCCATGCTTTGATCATTCCAAAAAACCATCATCAAAAAATTCAAGACATGAGTATTGAAGAGAATACTGACCTCTTCTCACTTGTTCACCAAATGATTTCAAATGTGGATAAAATTACTGGGTCTACTTTAGTTGCAATTCATAATGGAAAAGATGCTGGTCAGGAAATCCCTCATGTTCATGTTCATCTGGTTCCTAGAAGTACTGTTGACTCTGCAGGTCCAATTCATAGTATGTTCAGTTCTAAAGTAAATGTATCTGAATCTGACATGGATGAACTATACGACAAATTGAAAATCTAATAAGGATACAATCTTTCTTTAGTTTCTGTATTCTCTATACTGATTGCTTTAGTTGGGCAAGTTTCTGCGGCATTCATTATTTTGTTTACACCTGCTCCTTTTTGATTTATTACTGATGATTTAGGGTTTGATCTGCTTTCTTTATTAATTGAAAATACATCTGGTGCAATCATTTCACAACTACAACATCCTATACACAAGCTTTCATCTACGTTGACAAAAAGATTTGGTTGTTCTTTTGGTTCTTGAGCTTTTTCAAATTCACCATTTTTTCCATCTGCACGCACTCGAGCATTGTAATCTTCCCAGAACTTTCGTTCATATTCTTTCCAAAAATCTGGATCTCCTTCTTCAAATTCGCGAGTGTATTTGCCCCAGTCTTGTTCTGGTATACTCCCATCATCTGGTGCTCCCCATTGAGGTTTTCTTTTAAAATCATTTTTTGGTTTGTTTTGAGTTGTATCTTGATAATTGGAATTGATTCTTTGATTGTGATTGTTTTTTAGATGGTTGTATGCTTCAGTAATTTTTTCAAATTCACCATTTTCAGATTTCCCATTATTTTTATCTGGATGCAATTCTAATGCCATTTTTCTATATGCTGCTTTGATCTCAGTTTGTGATGAACTTGAATCGACATTCAATACTCTGAGCGCTTGAAATGTATTCACTAGAAATAGAGAATTGTCATATGTTAAAAATAATTGCCTATCATTTACAGGTGATTTTGTTTATTCTAACAAAACTTCGTCATCTGCCTTCCATGCAGGTTCGACAATACATAAAAATTTCAAATCACTTGTTCCTACATTTTCAATAAATTGTTTTGAATTTGGTGGAACATAAACTGAATCATCTTTTTCTAGGTGAAATATTTCATCATTTACATGCAAAACCCCCGACCCATCTAAAATATAGAATATTTCGGTTGAACTCATTTTATGAAGTTTTGATTTTTTACCTGATTCCAATATGAACTGGGCTAAACTATAGTTGATTCCATTTAGTGTATTGTGTGGATGAAAATATTGTTTTATTTTAGTTCCTTCATTTCCTTGAATTAATTTGATCTCAGAATTTTTACGCAATGACATTTCATTTAGATGATCTTTGAAACTTTTGTTTTAAAATCTGATTCATACCATTCTGTTTTGTATATTGCATTTTTCTTTGGAAGGATATTGATTGCAATATGTGAAAACTCTTTTTTCTTGTCAATTGAACCATGGGTGTGAAGTGTTTTTGCTGGAATGTGCACCATGTCCCCTTCATTGAGGCTGATTCTTTCGATTTTTTTAATTTTAAAGTTATTTTTACTTGTACCTGATTTTTTAAAGACTTCTAAACTTCCTTTCCCCTTTACTCCTACTAAAATCTGATTACCGTTATGTTGATGTAGTTTTGTTCTAGAACCTTTCTCAAAATGAACGTGATAGATATCTTGATCTTTTGCTTTAATTTTTTCTGAAAGAACTTTCATCCATGTTTTACCTGTAAACCAATCTGGATTTACATTTCTTTTATCGCCTGTCCCTGAAATGTTTGTTTTTTTCATTTTAAATCCTGGCTAGTATCTTCTTCTTCTTTTCTTGAAATTCTTTTTCTGTTAACACTCCTGCTTTCCTTAATTTGCCAAGTTTTTCAAGCATTTGCAAATCTTCTTCTGAATTAGATGTTAATTTTTTTGCAGAAGTAACTCCTTCGTTAATTTTTTTAATTCCTCTTGATTTTATTTTCTCTTTTTCTTTTAATGCTTTTTTACTTAATTGATCACTAGTTTTTTTTGCTTGAGATGCTGCCATTTCGCTAAACTCTACTGCATCTTCTAGTGCTTCGTCAGCTCTCTTAATTCCATCATCTATTGCTTTATCTGCTTTTTTTAGAAATCTCTCAATGTATCCTGTTTTCTTTTTTGCTGCCATACTAACTAGTTCTAAATTCTATTATTTAATCCCTAGTGGAATTGGTTTAATAGATAGAATTGTGTATTTAGAACAGTTTTGACTCAATCACCTTATGATGTAAAGACGGTAGTTTTGAGAAAAAATATTGATAAATCTGAAGCAATGGATATTGTTGAAGAGAAGAAAACTGATCCTTTCAAATCTTTACTTTCACGTCCAAAGAAAGAAGATGTTCATGTTCATTCTTTGAATTTATACTATGAATGCATCCTGATGGTTTCTGGAAAGTATGTTGCAGATTATTTTAGAAAAGCTAACCATACTATTTCTGTAGACTCTAATGTACATGAGGTCTCTCTTGGAGATGGTATTTTTCCAATACGTTCAAAATCTGGCATTACTAAAGCATTTGTTGGCAGTCGTGGTAAAAATAAAATTGATTTAAAATTAGAAGAACATGTTTTTGTGGAAGAAGAAGATGTATTGACGTTTGATCATCATGGTAGAGATGTAGAATTTCCTTTTAAAATTGATTCAAAAACTGTTGAAAATTATCCTCAGCAATTATTAGATGAAAATATCCAAAATACCAAAAAATCTGAAATGACCTATGATGATGCAGTTGAAAAACTTCAAACACAATTAAAAAAACCTCTTGAAACTGATGTGAGAAATTTGAATGAAGAATTTGTTTTATCTGATATTTCTGAGATCTTTATTCCAATATTTGAGGCTCGATTAATTGGCCCAAAAAAGAAGGTTGCAATTATTAGAATTGATGCTGTAAGGAAAAAAGTCCTTTAATCTATTTTTTAATTATTACAGATCTGAGAAAAAAGTTTATGCCTGAAAATTTCCCATATTTGGGATTTAATAAAATAAGATAATAATACAAAATATGAATATATGCTAGAATAAAACATGTTCATAAATTTGGGGTTGCTATCCGTTGGTTAATTGTATCCTAATTGATGATGATCCAGATATAGTAGATGTGTTCTCAGAATTATTACATACAATTAATGTGGATATTCTTGCAACTGGGAATAATGGTAAAGATGCAGTAGAGTTGTATAAAAAACACAAACCTGATTTAGTTTTGACTGATTTACAAATGCCTCGATATGATGGATACTATGCTGTTGAAAATATCAAGGATGTAGATTCAATGGCTAAATTTATTATGATTACTGGCGATTTGGATGTTCGTAATTCAAATCTTCTTAATTTATTGAACATCCCTATACTTCACAAGCCGTTTGATACTCAACAAATCAAACAAACTATTGATGATGTTCTTTTACGAGAAAATGAATTCCCTACTTCATTTCAAATTCAATACAAATTCAAAGAGGATGTTAATTATTACACTTGTACTGTAAACTATCAACAATATCGAAATTTTAAACTATTACCTGTGATAGAAGAATGTGAAATTACTAATCAGAAAAACACTAAATTATTCTATGAGAAAATGCAAAATGCCTTGAATCTAGCAACTGAAAATGATATTGCGCCCATTCGTAAATTATCTGAGGTGGTTTCTAATGACTGAATTAATGCCTATGAACTGGTCTAAAATTAATATGAAAGTATTATTTAATGATAATCATGACTGAGATTGATACATTTTTTGCAGCATCTCTTGAAAAGATGATTCGAGAGAATCTTGGAGAGACTACTTTCCATAGTATCCAGAATCGTCTATTTGAAAAATATGGTATTTCAATTACAAACTCGATAAAAGAATTCCACAAATTAGATTCTGTTTTGAGGGAATTTTTTGGGGCAGGGGCATCTGGTCTAGAGCAGAAATTCTTAGATGGTGTTTGTTGTATGAAATCAAAACAGGACAAGGCTGAAAAAAGATTTACGATCTCTGATCCTGAAATTAGTCAAGCTATTTTGAAAGCATTCAGCGATGATGAAATGTCAAAAATTCTAAATGCATCGATAGGTGAACCCTGGACTATATCTGAAATCTTAGAAAAATTAGAAATTCCAATAACTTCTGGATATCGAAAAATTAATTCTTTAATTGAAGGTGGATTACTAATTAAATCTGGATTTGATTTAACCTCTAATAATAGAGTGGTTGACAAATACAAATCATTATTTGATAATGTGAATATTGATTTTAACAATAAGGTTACTGTTCATGTACAATTTACTCCTGAAGTTATTTCAAATAGCACTGTGCTTCAAACAGTTTATGGTGAATAATTTTTTTAGTGTTTAATAGTTTCTAGAATTTACATTATTTTTTTTGTATTTGGTGGTTGTTCTATTTTTTAGAATTTTTGTATGTTACATCTTGACTAATTTTCTGAATTGATCATTAGAATGCAACTTTGTAAAAACTGGTTCTTCTTTTGCCCAACTTCTAATCATTTTTGGATTTTTAGAGATTGATTGTTTTAGTAACTCTAATGCTTGAGGGTATTCTCCTAATGCTGCTTTGCTTCTTGATTTTGCATAAATAATATTTACATTATCTTTATGTTTTGATAATATTTTATCAAAAATCTCAATTGCTTTTACATGCTTATCTAATTCTGCAAGTTCGATTCCTTTATGAAAAAATGCATCCATGTGACTTGGATTGTTCTTGTGCACAGAATTAAAACAATTTAATGCCTCTTCATGTTTTTTCATTTTACCTAGTATGATTCCTTTGTAAAACAATGCATTTGGTTTTCTTGGTTCTATTGAAATTGCTTTATCTAAAACTTGTAATGCCTCTTCTCTTTCTTGTAATTTGTCTAACAGTACTCCTTTGTTAAAATATGATGCTGCATTCTTTGGGTCGACTTCTATTGCTTTGTCATAGCATTCTGCAGCAGCTTGTATGTTTCCATTTTCTGCCATTGCTATCCCTCTGTTATTCCATGCTTGAGAATCTTTAGGATTAATTTCTAATAAAATATCAAAACATGTTATTGCATCACTGTATTTTTTAATTTGGTTTAATGCTAGGCCTTTGTTAAATAATGCTGTTGTATTTTTTGATTCTTGTTTTAGAATTTTGTTAAATAATGAGATTGCCCCCTTTGGCTGATTTTTCTCCATTAGTGACATTGCATTGTACATTAAATCCTCGGTGTTGTCCTTGGATCCAAACAGTCCCATAATTTCTCAAAAATGATATTGCTAATGAAAGTTTGGCTTGTTCCAAAAATCTGAATATCTTAATTCTTTAGTGTAATTGATCTAATTTCTTGTTTCATGGGATAGGCTTAATTTGTAATTGACTTTAGTAGGATTATTGTCATCCTCTGAAATTTCATATCTTTGTGAGAAGGTTCATGTTCATAGATGGCCAATGGATGGTCCAATTTGGAGTGATTCTGTCAAAAAGGAACTAGATGACTCTATAAATAAAAATCCAAAGAGAAAAAAAGTAACTATAAAAAAAGATGTCATTCAAATTGAGAATTTCAAATTTACTTCTCTGAAAAAAATTGGAATAACTGTACCTTTTTTCAAACAAGAATGCACTTTGATATTTGAGGCTCAGTTTAGTGCTCTTTTGGCACATGTTCATGTGACTGTCAAATCTGAAAATTACGTTGATGTTTTTACAGAACTTACATCTTGGAAAAACAAGACATTTCCAAACGATTCCTAAAATTCTTCTGATGCTTTGATCATTTTTTTGATGTCTTCTTTTGTATGGGCATCTGAAATTGCACCTAGTTTTCCAGGCAAAAAGAAAATTCCATCTTGTGCAATCATCTTGAAATGATATTTTGCAAGCATTTTACTATCACATTTTGCAGCATCTGCAGAATTTGTAATCTCAGTTATGCCGTCTTTTAGAAAATGAGTCATGAATAATGAGCCTTTGCCTGTTATTGCAACTTTACCATCAAATGCTCTTCCTATCTCTTTTCTTGCAAATTCTCCCAATGAGTTTAATTTTGAATACGTTGATTTTTTTGATTTTAAGAGACTGAGTGTTGCATATCCTGATGTCATGGATGCGGGATTTGCAGAAAATGTGCCTCCCCCAACATAACTACGTTCAGATTTTTTCTTCCCTCTAGTGTCTGCCTGCTCCATGATTTCCTTTTTACCACACATTACACCTATTGCCATTCCTCCACCAACAATTTTTCCTAATGTGACAATGTCGGGATTTAATTTCATGGTTGGATAGAGACATCCATATCTAAATCTAAATCCTGTCACAATTTCATCTAAAATAAATAATGAATTATTTTTGTGAACAAATTCTTCAATCCCTTTAAGATAATCTTGTGTTGCAGGAATGCATCCGCCACCTCCAAGCACTGGTTCAATTATTACTCCTGCCAAGTCTTTAGAATATTTTTTTAAAATCTTTAGTGAATTTTCTAAATCATTGTATGGAATTGAAACAATTTTTTCTTCATTAACTACTCCACTACTTTCTGATTCTGTAAATGGCCAGTTTACACTTTTTAATAAATCAGAAGTATATCCGTGCCATCCTCCATCAATCTTTGCAATAATATTTTTTCCTGTTACTGAACGTGCTAATCTAACTGCATACATTGTAGCTTCAGTACCTGATGTAACGTATCGAATTTTTTCAGCAACTGGAACTGCTTTGGAAATTAACTCTGATAATTTTATTGTCTGCTCATTAACTGTTCCATACATCCAACTTTTTTCAATTTGTTTTTGTAGTGCATCTTTGACATTTTTTTGACCATGTCCAAATATCAAAGACCAGTGACCCATCCAGTAATCTGTATACTTGTTGTTATCGACATCCACAAGCTTTGTTCCTTTAGATGATTTTACAACAAATGGATATGGTTCATAAAATCTTATGTTATGAGAAACACCATTTACATGAAGTCTTGCTGACTTTGCAAATAGTTTTGCAGATGTCTTTGTCTTTTTTTTATATTCAGAAATGTTACTCAAAAGTAATTTTCAAAATGAGATGTATCATTTTAAGTATCAAAATATCTTTGATTTTGAGAATTTTACACATCATCTGGGGCTTTAGATGTGATCTTGAAAATAAAATGTGTAATTTTTACAATATTTTGCCCCGATCAGGCATAATTTCACGTATGGTTTATATGGATTCTGGCTTTGTTGGCTTCTGCATACGTAACGCAATAGGCGGCGCTCGTGATGAAGTATGGCAAGATGCCACTTTGTGATTCATGGGCCTCCAGTTACGCATACAAGAATGAGGATTTGATTGAAAGATCAATATCTGAAATGTGAAGATTATGTGCATCCGTCAATTCCAAATTAAAGTACAAAAGTACTTCAATAATCGAAAATACAAAATATAATTCAGAATCCGGTTGATCCTGCCGGACCTGACTGCTATCGGATTGATACTAAGCCATGCGAGTCATTGTAGCAATACAAGGCATACGGCTCAGTAACGCGTAGTCAACCTAACCTATGGACGAGAATAACCTCGGGAAACTGAGAATAATGCTCGATAGAACACTATATCTGGAATGGTTTGTGTTCCAAATGATTTATCGCCGTAGGATGGGACTGCGGCCTATCAGTTTGTTGGTGAGGTAATGGCCCACCAAGACTATTACAGGTACGGGCTCTGAGAGGAGTAGCCCGGAGATGGGTACTGAGACACGGACCCAGGCCCTATGGGGCGCAGCAGGCGAGAAAACTTTGCAATGTGCGAAAGCACGACAAGGTTAATCCGAGTGATTTGTGCTAAACGAATCTTTTGTTAGTCCTAGAAACACTAACGAATAAGGGGTGGGCAAGTTCTGGTGTCAGCCGCCGCGGTAAAACCAGCACCTCAAGTGGTCAGGATGATTATTGGGCCTAAAGCATCCGTAGCCGGCTCTGTAAGTTTTCGGTTAAATCTGTACGCTTAACGTACAGGCTGCCGGGAATACTGCAGAGCTAGGGAGTGGGAGAGGTAGACGGTACTCGGTAGGAAGGGGTAAAATCCTTTGATCTATTGATGACCACCTGTGGCGAAGGCGGTCTACCAGAACACGTCCGACGGTGAGGGATGAAAGCTGGGGGAGCAAACCGGATTAGATACCCGGGTAGTCCCAGCTGTAAACTATGCAAACTCAGTGATGCATTGACTTGTGGTCAATGCAGTGCTGCAGGGAAGCCGTTAAGTTTGCCGCCTGGGAAGTACGTACGCAAGTATGAAACTTAAAGGAATTGGCGGGGGAGCACCACAAGGGGTGAAGCCTGCGGTTCAATTGGAGTCAACGCCAGAAATCTTACCCGGAGAGACAGCAGAATGAAGGTCAAGCTGAAGACTTTACCAGACAAGCTGAGAGGTGGTGCATGGCCGTCGCCAGCTCGTGCCGTGAGATGTCCTGTTAAGTCAGGTAACGAGCGAGATCCCTGCCTCTAGTTGCCACCATTACTCTCAGGAGTAGTGGGGCGAATTAGCGGGACCGCCGCAGTTAATGCGGAGGAAGGAAGGGGCCACGGCAGGTCAGTATGCCCCGAAACTCTGGGGCCACACGCGGGCTGCAATGGTAACGACAATGGGTTTCAAATCCGAAAGGATGAGGTAATCCTCAAACGTTACCACAGTTATGACTGAGGGCTGCAACTCGCCCTCACGAATATGGAATCCCTAGTAAATGCGTGTCATTATCGCGCGTTGAATACGTCCCTGCTCCTTGCACACACCGCCCGTCGTTTCATTGAAGTGAGCTCTTAGCGAGGTGACGTCTGATTGGCGTTATCGAACTTGGGGTTCGTGACAAGGGAAAAGTCGTAACAAGGTGACCGTAGGGGAACCTGCGGTCGGATCACCTCCTTAGACATGGAAAGTGTACGGGTGTACATAATCTTCACATTGAAATCATCGATGCAATGCATCACGAAAGTGGTGTATGAAGGATGTAGTGGGCCACTTACCGGTGGCTTGCAATGATCGTCGTGCATAGTCGTGTAATATGTGGCTGAATATACCGGTGTAAAGACGGTAATAGGTGGATTGCTAGGCTTGAGGAGAGATGAAGGACGTGGCAAGCTGCGATAAGCTCGGGGTAGGCGCACGCATCCTATGATCCCGAGATGTCCGAATGAGAATCTTGTGCTTATGCACATTCCAGTACATTAGTATTGGAAGTCGAACCGTGGGAATTGAAGCATCTTAGTACCACGTGGAAAAGAAATCAATTGAGATTTCCCAAGTAGTGGCGAACGAAAAGGAAAGAGCCCAAACT comes from Nitrosopumilus oxyclinae and encodes:
- a CDS encoding TIGR00725 family protein, translating into MVRKRQILVIGNNTNGCTPKHEKIAYDIGSEIAKSDSVLISGGLGGVMEASSHGAHDANGFTVGIIPQDDASFANEFCDVVIPTGMGLTRDYLNALSADGVIIVGGGSGTLSEACASYMHKKPMVAIKNLGSSVDPYIDGYIDHRKNIKIIGVDTAQEAVKKILELITA
- a CDS encoding 3-hydroxyacyl-CoA dehydrogenase yields the protein MTVKNITVLGSGVMGHGIAQVSATAGYNVVLRDIKQEFLDKAMEKIKWSLDKLVSKEKISKEEGDAIFSRITPIVDLSDAVKNAELVIEVVPEIMELKKSVYAELDKVAGPEVVFASNTSTLPITEIANTTSRPEKFIGIHFFNPPQLMKLVEIIPGEKTSQAITDLTQEYVKSVNKVAVLCRKDVPGFIINRLFIPMVHEACFVKDRTGATLEEIDSAVKFKLGFPMGIFELADFTGMDVIHKATVEMHLRDKKVINPHPLVEKMFDEKKLGQKSGEGYYKYSDDKYERVALSEELAEKCNPIQLVANILNNAAWLVSNGASDIEEIERAAQLGLGLKKPLFETAKEIGIKKIVDELNKLADEHGEFYRPDPLLISMQ
- a CDS encoding HIT family protein; the encoded protein is MDCIFCKIVSGEIKSKFLKETKHSISFLDAFPLAAGHALIIPKNHHQKIQDMSIEENTDLFSLVHQMISNVDKITGSTLVAIHNGKDAGQEIPHVHVHLVPRSTVDSAGPIHSMFSSKVNVSESDMDELYDKLKI
- a CDS encoding DnaJ domain-containing protein codes for the protein MNTFQALRVLNVDSSSSQTEIKAAYRKMALELHPDKNNGKSENGEFEKITEAYNHLKNNHNQRINSNYQDTTQNKPKNDFKRKPQWGAPDDGSIPEQDWGKYTREFEEGDPDFWKEYERKFWEDYNARVRADGKNGEFEKAQEPKEQPNLFVNVDESLCIGCCSCEMIAPDVFSINKESRSNPKSSVINQKGAGVNKIMNAAETCPTKAISIENTETKERLYPY
- a CDS encoding cupin domain-containing protein; translation: MSLRKNSEIKLIQGNEGTKIKQYFHPHNTLNGINYSLAQFILESGKKSKLHKMSSTEIFYILDGSGVLHVNDEIFHLEKDDSVYVPPNSKQFIENVGTSDLKFLCIVEPAWKADDEVLLE
- a CDS encoding cupin domain-containing protein: MKKTNISGTGDKRNVNPDWFTGKTWMKVLSEKIKAKDQDIYHVHFEKGSRTKLHQHNGNQILVGVKGKGSLEVFKKSGTSKNNFKIKKIERISLNEGDMVHIPAKTLHTHGSIDKKKEFSHIAINILPKKNAIYKTEWYESDFKTKVSKII
- a CDS encoding SHOCT domain-containing protein; protein product: MAAKKKTGYIERFLKKADKAIDDGIKRADEALEDAVEFSEMAASQAKKTSDQLSKKALKEKEKIKSRGIKKINEGVTSAKKLTSNSEEDLQMLEKLGKLRKAGVLTEKEFQEKKKKILARI
- a CDS encoding response regulator; the protein is MVNCILIDDDPDIVDVFSELLHTINVDILATGNNGKDAVELYKKHKPDLVLTDLQMPRYDGYYAVENIKDVDSMAKFIMITGDLDVRNSNLLNLLNIPILHKPFDTQQIKQTIDDVLLRENEFPTSFQIQYKFKEDVNYYTCTVNYQQYRNFKLLPVIEECEITNQKNTKLFYEKMQNALNLATENDIAPIRKLSEVVSND
- a CDS encoding winged helix-turn-helix domain-containing protein — protein: MTEIDTFFAASLEKMIRENLGETTFHSIQNRLFEKYGISITNSIKEFHKLDSVLREFFGAGASGLEQKFLDGVCCMKSKQDKAEKRFTISDPEISQAILKAFSDDEMSKILNASIGEPWTISEILEKLEIPITSGYRKINSLIEGGLLIKSGFDLTSNNRVVDKYKSLFDNVNIDFNNKVTVHVQFTPEVISNSTVLQTVYGE
- a CDS encoding tetratricopeptide repeat protein; its protein translation is MGLFGSKDNTEDLMYNAMSLMEKNQPKGAISLFNKILKQESKNTTALFNKGLALNQIKKYSDAITCFDILLEINPKDSQAWNNRGIAMAENGNIQAAAECYDKAIEVDPKNAASYFNKGVLLDKLQEREEALQVLDKAISIEPRKPNALFYKGIILGKMKKHEEALNCFNSVHKNNPSHMDAFFHKGIELAELDKHVKAIEIFDKILSKHKDNVNIIYAKSRSKAALGEYPQALELLKQSISKNPKMIRSWAKEEPVFTKLHSNDQFRKLVKM
- a CDS encoding aspartate aminotransferase family protein; translation: MSNISEYKKKTKTSAKLFAKSARLHVNGVSHNIRFYEPYPFVVKSSKGTKLVDVDNNKYTDYWMGHWSLIFGHGQKNVKDALQKQIEKSWMYGTVNEQTIKLSELISKAVPVAEKIRYVTSGTEATMYAVRLARSVTGKNIIAKIDGGWHGYTSDLLKSVNWPFTESESSGVVNEEKIVSIPYNDLENSLKILKKYSKDLAGVIIEPVLGGGGCIPATQDYLKGIEEFVHKNNSLFILDEIVTGFRFRYGCLYPTMKLNPDIVTLGKIVGGGMAIGVMCGKKEIMEQADTRGKKKSERSYVGGGTFSANPASMTSGYATLSLLKSKKSTYSKLNSLGEFARKEIGRAFDGKVAITGKGSLFMTHFLKDGITEITNSADAAKCDSKMLAKYHFKMIAQDGIFFLPGKLGAISDAHTKEDIKKMIKASEEF